One part of the Mya arenaria isolate MELC-2E11 chromosome 3, ASM2691426v1 genome encodes these proteins:
- the LOC128227522 gene encoding uncharacterized protein LOC128227522 — protein MASPATWCVLFLSILIATPFAQCFETGINLALNKNAMQYSQDPLPDGLWSAENAVDGDKTCTPVDSTHFTLSGRGNQPWWQVDLGIIYNIDRIKVYGRRDSVHAQLQGFLIHISTTAITDNTFTLPFNQTPDTNIYPANGVFDIRISVTQARYLRLILGHTSITPLNWITWPIVICEVEVFGPNERISELIQTIRGDVTVSMGIPETNGGLTFSKDKAIDHNTRTDPNACDCCSITTDGWWMIDLGRRYLIQAIQVLGRSDAHFNENKPFTVSVGDLKTNLTEIYSGNPNQGSKSYFITLNPAKVIQVIKVWKKTPAILTICEFQVYGLECLDGQFGQGCQHKGFCNGTYDMATGECLTCLAGYEGHTCSKACDKGFFGPDCIYQCGHCLTGSHCDAQTGICPQGCDNGFKGLFCNRGCEHNTYGENCTSHCGHCSSLPCDLVNGYCSGHAKVCEQGFLPPKCDTECLDGTFGDECRRNCSKNCSGGDICNKKNGLCPNGCLPGYNFTGDRLCFTECRLGTYGLNCAENCGNCRDGLYCNTQNGQCMFGCDRGYQGAECQNECEDGWYGENCNVTCGFCKYNAVCDKVSGNCKSGCDRGYRGKQCKNDEKQDESATCEGQTAVELLAAFLSVSIIGNVVTVALYCRTKIWLRQGKEDTTNHYTVPGPSMSSEYSTIDVAEMNSIPTDRHYANDG, from the exons GGATCAATTTGGCTTTGAACAAGAACGCCATGCAGTACTCGCAAGACCCTTTGCCCGATGGCCTTTGGTCTGCGGAGAACGCTGTAGACGGTGACAAAACATGCACTCCCGTGGATAGCACACACTTCACTTTATCTGGGCGAGGAAACCAACCTTGGTGGCAGGTCGATCTCGGCATAATATATAATATCGATCGTATCAAGGTCTACGGTCGCCGCGATTCAGTTCACG CACAACTACAAGGATTTCTGATACATATATCTACTACTGCTATAACAGATAACACATTCACATTGCCATTTAACCAGACACCGGATACTAACATTTACCCTGCAAATGGTGTTTTCGACATCCGCATTTCTGTTACCCAAGCAAGATATCTGCGACTTATTTTAGGGCACACAAGTATTACACCATTAAATTGGATTACATGGCCTATAGTtatatgtgaggttgaagtgtttGGACCAAATG AACGAATTTCCGAGCTAATTCAAACCATTCGAGGCGATGTGACAGTTTCTATGGGAATTCCTGAGACAAATGGAGGTTTAACGTTTTCAAAAGATAAAGCTATAGACCATAATACCCGAACTGATCCAAATGCATGCGATTGTTGTAGTATAACCACGGACGGTTGGTGGATGATTGACCTTGGCAGGAGATACCTCATACAGGCCATACAGGTTCTTGGAAGATCAGACG CTCATTTTAACGAAAACAAGCCATTCACTGTAAGTGTTGGAGatctgaaaacaaatttaacgGAAATATACTCCGGGAACCCAAACCAAGGAAGTAAATCGTATTTCATCACACTTAACCCTGCCAAGGTCATACAAGTGATTAAAGTGTGGAAAAAAACACCAGCGATCCTAACAATATGCGAATTTCAAGTATACGGATTAG AGTGTCTTGACGGTCAATTTGGACAAGGATGTCAACATAAGGGATTTTGTAACGGTACCTACGACATGGCGACCGGAGAATGCTTGACTTGTCTCGCTGGGTACGAAGGCCACACTTGCTCAAAAG CTTGCGATAAGGGATTCTTTGGACCTGACTGTATATATCAATGCGGACATTGTTTGACTGGATCACATTGTGATGCACAAACAGGAATTTGTCCACAAGGATGTGACAATGGgtttaaaggtttattttgcAACCGCG GTTGTGAACACAACACCTATGGAGAAAACTGCACCAGCCACTGTGGACATTGCAGTTCATTACCTTGTGATTTAGTAAACGGGTATTGCAGCGGGCATGCAAAAGTTTGCGAACAGGGTTTTTTGCCTCCGAAATGCGATACAG AGTGTTTGGATGGAACCTTCGGCGACGAATGTAGGAGGAACTGTAGCAAGAACTGCTCTGGTGGCGACATTTGCAACAAGAAAAATGGTCTTTGTCCAAATGGCTGTTTGCCAGGATACAATTTTACAGGAGATCGTCTGTGTTTCACAG aatgcaggcTCGGAACATACGGATTGAATTGTGCGGAAAACTGTGGTAACTGCAGGGATGGTTTATATTGTAACACACAAAATGGACAATGTATGTTCGGCTGTGATCGGGGTTACCAAGGCGCAGAATGTCAAAACG AATGTGAAGATGGTTGGTATGGAGAAAACTGCAATGTGACGTGTGGTTTTTGCAAATATAACGCTGTTTGTGACAAAGTGAGTGGAAACTGTAAAAGTGGTTGTGACAGGGGATACCGTGGAAAgcaatgtaaaaatg ATGAAAAACAAGATGAAAGTGCAACCTGCGAAGGGCAAACAGCGGTTGAACTGTTGGCAGCTTTCCTCTCGGTGTCAATAATAGGAAACGTAGTTACAGTTGCACTATACTGCAGAACAAAAATATGGTTAAG acAAGGAAAAGAAGACACGACAAATCATTACACTGTGCCAGGACCATCGATGTCTTCTGAATACTCCACAATAGACGTAGCTGAAA tgaaTTCTATTCCAACAGACAGACATTATGCAAATGATGGATAA